In Agarivorans gilvus, one genomic interval encodes:
- a CDS encoding alpha-L-glutamate ligase-like protein: MLGQFSSPFKLARKGIMGMNQRNTCYISRYNPRKLYPLVDNKLKTKIIAQRDEVTIPALIGVVRTQHDIQSIIPLLHKHSGFVIKPAKGSGGKGILVITKQQAGLFFKPSGAQASEEDIKRHCSNILAGLFSLGGSPDVAVIEALIEFDSCFDGFSFEGVPDVRVIVFQGYPVMAMMRLSTAASDGKANLHQGAVGVGIDIGTGKALHAVQFDRPIDVHPDTDRPLRELEVPHWQRLLELASNCYEMSGMGYLGTDMVLDKSNGPMLLELNARPGLAIQIANGEGILPRLKLVEKMIAQGQKLNPLERVEFSKKEFAR, encoded by the coding sequence ATGCTAGGTCAATTCAGCAGTCCTTTTAAGCTTGCGCGTAAGGGTATTATGGGCATGAATCAGCGGAATACCTGCTATATCAGCCGTTACAACCCGCGTAAGCTCTACCCTTTAGTTGATAACAAACTAAAAACCAAGATCATCGCCCAGCGCGACGAAGTCACCATTCCAGCGTTAATTGGCGTGGTACGAACTCAGCACGACATTCAATCCATCATTCCTTTGCTACATAAACACTCTGGCTTTGTGATTAAACCCGCTAAAGGCTCTGGTGGTAAAGGGATCTTGGTTATTACCAAACAACAAGCTGGATTATTTTTTAAACCCAGCGGTGCCCAGGCCTCCGAAGAAGACATTAAACGCCATTGCTCTAATATTTTAGCGGGTCTATTTTCTCTAGGTGGAAGCCCTGATGTGGCGGTTATCGAGGCACTCATCGAATTTGATTCTTGCTTCGATGGTTTTAGTTTTGAAGGCGTACCCGATGTTCGAGTGATCGTCTTTCAAGGTTATCCAGTAATGGCGATGATGCGCCTTTCTACGGCCGCCTCTGATGGTAAAGCGAACTTACACCAAGGTGCGGTAGGCGTTGGCATCGACATTGGCACGGGTAAAGCCTTACATGCGGTGCAATTTGATAGACCGATTGACGTACACCCCGACACCGACCGCCCTCTTAGAGAATTAGAAGTGCCGCATTGGCAACGTTTATTAGAGCTGGCCTCAAACTGCTATGAGATGTCGGGCATGGGCTACTTAGGCACTGATATGGTGTTGGATAAATCAAATGGCCCGATGTTACTGGAGCTTAACGCTCGACCTGGGTTAGCTATTCAAATAGCCAATGGAGAAGGCATTCTGCCGCGTCTAAAGCTGGTTGAGAAAATGATTGCTCAGGGGCAAAAACTTAACCCACTAGAGCGAGTAGAATTTAGCAAAAAAGAGTTTGCTCGTTAA
- the purF gene encoding amidophosphoribosyltransferase produces MCGIVGIVGASPVNQAIYDALTVLQHRGQDAAGIVTITEGMFKQRKANGLVRDVFEVKHMQRLRGNLGIGHVRYPTAGSSSAAEAQPFYVNSPFGLALAHNGNLTNAKELREEMAQRARRHINTTSDSEVLLNVLAHELDNIVEDELCEKQVFTAVREVHKKVRGAYAVTALIIGQGMVAFRDPNGIRPLVLGKKVSDQDPDKMEYMVASESVALDAVGFEFVRAVAPGEAIYVTLNGQLFTQQCAENPAHHPCIFEYVYFARPDSIIDKISVYGARVNMGTKLGEKIAREWEDLDIDVVIPIPETSCDTALQIAMHLNLPYRQGFVKNRYIGRTFIMPGQTQRRKSVRRKLNAIDVEFKGKNVLLVDDSIVRGTTSEQIIEMAREAGAKKVYFASASPEIRFPNVYGIDMPSANELVAHGREVDEICELIGADGLIFQDLEDLIEACRESNPEIQSFETSVFNGKYVTSDIDQDYLNYLDQLRNNDAKALQAHEEVASLELHNEDN; encoded by the coding sequence ATGTGTGGTATTGTCGGCATTGTCGGTGCTAGCCCGGTTAACCAAGCAATCTATGATGCGCTAACGGTATTACAGCATCGTGGTCAAGATGCAGCTGGTATCGTAACGATTACCGAAGGGATGTTTAAACAGCGCAAAGCCAATGGATTGGTAAGAGATGTGTTTGAAGTCAAACACATGCAGCGTTTACGCGGAAACTTAGGGATCGGCCATGTGCGCTATCCTACCGCTGGTAGTTCTAGTGCCGCAGAAGCGCAACCTTTCTATGTTAACTCTCCGTTTGGGCTAGCTTTAGCACACAATGGTAATTTAACTAATGCCAAAGAGCTGCGTGAGGAAATGGCTCAAAGAGCACGCCGTCACATTAATACTACCTCTGATTCAGAAGTGTTATTAAACGTATTAGCTCATGAGCTTGATAACATCGTTGAAGATGAACTATGTGAGAAGCAAGTGTTTACCGCGGTGCGTGAAGTACACAAAAAAGTACGTGGCGCTTACGCTGTTACCGCTTTGATCATTGGCCAAGGCATGGTGGCTTTTCGCGACCCTAACGGTATTCGTCCCTTGGTATTGGGCAAAAAGGTGAGTGACCAAGATCCAGATAAAATGGAATACATGGTAGCGTCTGAAAGTGTCGCCTTAGATGCGGTTGGTTTTGAATTTGTTCGAGCGGTAGCGCCTGGAGAAGCGATTTACGTTACCTTAAATGGTCAGCTATTCACTCAACAATGTGCGGAGAATCCTGCTCATCATCCTTGTATTTTTGAGTATGTTTATTTTGCTCGTCCAGATTCGATTATTGACAAGATTTCAGTCTATGGTGCTCGGGTTAATATGGGCACTAAACTCGGCGAAAAAATTGCCAGAGAGTGGGAAGATCTCGACATTGATGTGGTGATTCCTATCCCTGAGACTTCTTGTGATACGGCCTTACAAATCGCCATGCATCTAAACCTTCCTTACCGTCAAGGCTTCGTGAAAAACCGTTACATTGGCCGTACCTTTATCATGCCGGGTCAAACCCAGCGTCGTAAATCTGTGCGTCGTAAGCTAAATGCCATTGATGTAGAGTTTAAAGGTAAAAATGTATTGTTAGTGGATGACTCTATTGTTCGAGGAACTACCTCTGAGCAGATTATTGAGATGGCTAGAGAAGCCGGCGCGAAAAAAGTATATTTCGCCTCTGCCTCACCTGAGATCCGCTTCCCTAATGTATACGGTATCGATATGCCTTCAGCCAACGAATTGGTGGCTCATGGTCGTGAAGTGGATGAAATCTGTGAATTGATTGGGGCTGATGGTCTAATCTTCCAAGATTTGGAAGATTTAATCGAAGCTTGTCGTGAAAGCAATCCAGAGATCCAATCTTTTGAAACTTCAGTATTTAACGGAAAGTATGTCACCAGCGATATTGACCAAGATTACTTAAATTACCTTGATCAGTTGCGTAACAATGACGCCAAAGCGCTACAGGCTCATGAAGAGGTGGCTAGCTTAGAGTTACATAACGAAGATAACTAA